A single Lolium perenne isolate Kyuss_39 chromosome 6, Kyuss_2.0, whole genome shotgun sequence DNA region contains:
- the LOC139832410 gene encoding uncharacterized protein: MARIRHLQNTRGKELSGVQITAYFLRIRVQPLQARKNPLWTYSGENDANRISSDLSVKDLEKLVRRISRLGKKDPIPSSCRVEPYSASNPLPENHPTMASLPPLPEDGEVEERAVVDDVNQETPSFVNEPADSRKSAGSTEKDAASEDTTSAQSPPPAVSPKSKRKRSNAEDSGTSKPEETAPAPQKATYDPYIESIISSDDEETPTLDVAARTSTSHTLVISEKPVEGEESSPPQQNVNTSTPPSSPRAPSPKRARVEKIVDPAPQLGSSSTLLLDDPMIKELLRIGSQFVGYREYAARAEEKLSEANERADALAQKLEQSEAARKKAELAASKAKVEADEAKAKAAGVEELQKKLEDATAALDEHKAAQASRDEGILKRLKCLYRCLPKKKG, encoded by the exons atggctcgtatccgtcatcttcaaaacactcgaggcaaagagctatctggtgttcaaattactgcctacttccttaggattagagtgcagcctcttcaggctcgcaaaaatcccctttggacgtattctggtgaaaatgacgccaacagaatctccagtgatctttctgtaaaggacttggaaaaattggttcgaagaatttctcgattaggcaagaaggatcctattccctcctcctgtcgagtggaaccatacagtgcttccaatcctcttcccgag aatcatcctactatggcctcccttcctcctcttcctgaggatggagaggtcgaagaaagagccgttgtcgatgatgtcaaccaggagaccccctcttttgtgaatgaacccgcagattctcgaaaatctgcgggatctactgagaaggatgctgcctctgaagatacaacatcagcgcaatctcctcctcctgctgtttctccgaagagcaaaaggaaaaggagcaatgccgaagattccgggacctcgaaacccgaagaaactgctcctgcacctcaaaaagcaacttatgatccatacatcgagagtatcatcagctc tgatgatgaagaaacaccaactttagatgtggctgctcgaacgagcacgtcacatactttagttatttcagaaaaaccagttgaaggggaggaatcgtcgcctcctcaacaaaatgttaatacatctactcctccttcgagcccccgtgccccttcaccaaaaagggcacgggttgaaaagattgttgatcctgcccctcagttgggcagttcgtcgactctgctcttagatgat ccaatgatcaaagagcttcttcggatcgggtcccaatttgttgggtaccgtgaatatgccgccagagccgaag aaaaactttcagaggctaacgaacgcgccgacgcactggctcaaaaacttgagcaaagtgaggcggctcgcaagaaagccgaactcgctgctagcaaagccaaggtcgaagctgatgaagctaaggcgaaagctgctggtgtcgaggaactgcagaagaaacttgaggatgcgacagctgccttggatgagcacaaagctgcacaagcttctcgtgacgaaggaatcctcaagcgtttgaa gtgcctttaccgaTGTCTGCCGAAGAAGAaagggtga